GGTGTTATGCGGGCCGTGGGTGTTAAATCTGCTGCGGGTGGATATTGCCGCTCATGCGGAGCTGACAAAAAATATCACTGAAATCGCCATGGCCGCGTCGTTGTTTATTACCGGTCTTAAGCTGAGGCTGCCGTTAAAAAGCCAGGGGTGGCGCATTGGTTTGCGGCTTGCGTTTCCCGGCATGTTGCTGACGGTCGCGGGCGCGGCTCTTGCGGTGCACTATTTTGCCGAACTCTCCTGGCCGCTCTCACTGGCGTTTGGCGCGATTGTGGCGCCTACCGACCCGGTACTGGCAAGCTTAATCTCGGTTAACGATGCCAGCGATAATGACAATATGCGCGTCTCGCTTTCCAGCGAGGCGGGAATGAATGACGGCAGTGCGCTGCCGCTGCTGATGCTGGCAGTCATGCTGCTGACCGCGCCGGGCGGCGTATCGCTGGCGGCGTTCGGCCAGTGGGCGTTGGTAGACGTACTGTGGGCCATTACCGCCGGGGTGGCGATAGGTTTTGCCATGGGCCGCTTTGTCGGCCAGTACGCCACGCATCTGCGCCACACCCATCAGGACGTTGCGCCGAACGATTTCCTGGCGCTGGCGCTGATTGCCCTGAGCTATGCCGCCGCACAGGCGCTGGATGCGTCAGGATTTCTTGCGGCTTTTGCCGCCGGCGTCGGGCTGCGCCGGGCAGAAATGCGCGTCGTCAATCGCCAGCCTGCCGATGAATTTTCCGACAGCGACAACCGTCCTCCCGCAGAGGTGATGGTCAATCCCCATATCCGTCACGAACCGGGGAAAACCAATCCCACCAGTTCGGTTGGGTTAGTAGTGGGGGATGCCCTGTCGTTCGGCGATATGGTGGAAAGACTGTTTGCCGCGGGGATCATCATCGTGCTGGGCATCACACTGGCTCAACACTGGGATCCGGCAGGTCTGCTGATGGCCGCTTTGCTGTTTTTGCTGATCCGCCCGCTGTCGGTATGGATTGCCACTATCGGCATGAAAGCGCCGCGTGAGCAGCGCCTGATATTGGGATGGCTGGGAATTCGGGGAATCGGCAGCATTAATTACATTGCCTGGGCCTATACCCACGGACTGGCCGGTGACGAGGTAACAAGAATGACCGATATGGCCTTTACGTTGATCGTCGCCAGCGTGGTGGTACATGGCATGTCGGTAACCCCGCTGCTCAACTGGCGGCAGAGTAAAATTGCCGCCAGGCAGCGCGATAAGGACTGATCGGCAACGGTCCGATCACCCTGAGAAAATCACGGCAGCGCCGCTGCCGTGTCGCAGAATTGGCGCTGACCGACGAGTACCTGCTGACACTCATATTAAAAGCGGGCTTAAAGTAACGGGTAATAGAAGGATTTCAATAGAAGTAGATTTTGCTGGAACGCGAGAGAGGAGGTTTTCACCTCATTTCAATGATCTACAAACGTTAGGATAACTGTAGATATTTGAATTGGTACGACCGAGTGGACTCGAACCACCGACCCCCACCATGTCAAGGTGGTGCTCTAACCAACTGAGCTACGGTCGTACAGGATAGGTTGCGCTCTAATGGATTGGCATCCGTGAACTAACCTTTTGATTAAAATGCTATTTTGCATCCCAATGTCTGGAATGGCCGCTATTATGGACTGGTCCGTAATAGATGGCAAGACCTTTGTCTATCATACTCTTCCAGATGCTGAATGTTTGGTCAACTGGCACGGGCGGACCGTACCGCTACGAACGGAAAACGGTGATAAACCGCCGGGATCTCATTGCCCACAACCGAGAATATACGCTACCGTACTATTTGTTATGGCAGGGTTTTTCATAGCATGAACATCACAAATGTATGAAGGGTTGCCGTTGTTTGAATGCCGGGCTGTGTTAGCAGTCATAGACATAAGGAATAATATGAACATGGTGTATTTATTGATGGCGTTGGCCGGCGGAGCCGGTTTATCCATACAGGCCGCCGTCAATAGCCGTTTGAGTTTCGGGGTAGGGGGACAGCCGTTAATTGCCGCGCTGATCTCGTTTGGTATCGGTACGCTGTGCTTACTGGTGGTGGCGTTGATTCAGGCCGACTGGCACAGCATGGGGGCGAATATCGGACAGCAGTCGTGGTGGCGCTGGATCGGCGGCGTTATTGGCGCCGCTTTTGTGTTCACGTCGATTTTTCTTGCTCCCAAGCTTGGCGTTACCAACACCATGTTTTTGTTTATTATCGGCCAACTGGCCTCGGGTATGGCCATCGATAACTATGGTCTGCTTCAGATGCCGATACGGCCGGTGTACTGGTGGAAGTTCGCCGGTATAGGGGTGATGTTGCTAGGGCTGGTGCTGTTTATGTTCGGCGATCGCTGGTTTCAGCACGCTTGATGCGCCCGATCCCTCGTCGCGGCTGGTTTCTCTCCGTTAACTCATAGAACAACACAACAGGGGTGTGGTGAGTAAAGAGGCGGATTATTTTTGAGTGAGATCAAATTCCCATCAGTTTTGTAAACGTTAATTCAATTAATATTGATAATCATTATCATGTGTAATAAGGTGTGACTGCTCATTTTTTAGCAGGTCATATCTTTATGGCGATGACCTTTTCCTGAACGGGCTCAGGTTCGATTTCTTCATCACTCTTTATCTATGAGAAGAAGAATAAGCATATTGAACCCGGCCTTCTCTTTTGATTACGCAACAACAAGAGCTCCTCCTTTCTGAGGCAGTATCGCTTTCTCTGCTATCGGGATGGTAAGCAAAACGGGAATTGCATGATGATAAAAAAATTATCGCGTTATTCCGTGGCGACGCTGTTGGGTTTGAGTACGTCTACACTCTCTACATCTGCTTTGACGGCAG
This window of the Brenneria goodwinii genome carries:
- a CDS encoding cation:proton antiporter — translated: MGFLGWTAVTGGLLLLMSLASGWIKRGPITVFAIYLAAGVLCGPWVLNLLRVDIAAHAELTKNITEIAMAASLFITGLKLRLPLKSQGWRIGLRLAFPGMLLTVAGAALAVHYFAELSWPLSLAFGAIVAPTDPVLASLISVNDASDNDNMRVSLSSEAGMNDGSALPLLMLAVMLLTAPGGVSLAAFGQWALVDVLWAITAGVAIGFAMGRFVGQYATHLRHTHQDVAPNDFLALALIALSYAAAQALDASGFLAAFAAGVGLRRAEMRVVNRQPADEFSDSDNRPPAEVMVNPHIRHEPGKTNPTSSVGLVVGDALSFGDMVERLFAAGIIIVLGITLAQHWDPAGLLMAALLFLLIRPLSVWIATIGMKAPREQRLILGWLGIRGIGSINYIAWAYTHGLAGDEVTRMTDMAFTLIVASVVVHGMSVTPLLNWRQSKIAARQRDKD
- a CDS encoding DMT family transporter — protein: MVYLLMALAGGAGLSIQAAVNSRLSFGVGGQPLIAALISFGIGTLCLLVVALIQADWHSMGANIGQQSWWRWIGGVIGAAFVFTSIFLAPKLGVTNTMFLFIIGQLASGMAIDNYGLLQMPIRPVYWWKFAGIGVMLLGLVLFMFGDRWFQHA